The region TGGATGCTATGCAAAGGTAATAAAACTTGATAAGGATAAGGAAAGAGAAATATATGATGCAATAAAATTTGGAACAGTTTTAGAAAATGTTGTTTTAGATGAGAATAGAGTTCCAAATTATAATGATAATAGATTTACAGAAAATACTAGAGCAGCATATCCACTTAATCATGTAGATAATGTAGATTTAAATGGAACTGGAAGCAGCCCTAAGAAGATAATATTTTTAACAGCAGATGCTTTTGGAATAATGCCCCCAGTAAGTAAACTTACAAAAGAACAGGCAATGTACTATTTTATGTCTGGATATACAAGCAAAGTTGCTGGAACAGAAAGAGGAATAACAGAACCTAAAGCTGCATTTTCAGCTTGTTTTGGAGAACCTTTTATGCTTTTAAATCCAGTAGTTTATGCTAAGCTTCTTGGAGAAAAAATCGATGAATATGATGCCGAAGTATATTTAGTTAATACAGGATGGATAGGCGGAAATTATAATAAGGGAAAAAGAATTAATCTTACATATACTAGGGCAATGGTTAATTCTATCATATCAGATGGATTTAAAAATGTTGAATTTTATGAGCATCCAGTGTTTAAAGTGCTTATCCCAGAGAGCTGTGAAGGAGTTCCACAAAATATACTTGATCCAAGAAATATGTGGGAAGACAAAGAGGAATATGATGAGAAAGCTAAAGAATTATCTGATAAGTTTAAATATAACTTTAAAAAATTTAGGAATATTTCTAAAGATATAGCTGAGGCAGGACCATTAGATAATATCATAGTTAAAAATTCAACTATGGTATAAATGTTTAAATAAATCATAATAGAACTAACTATCTCTAAAATAAAAATCCAGTTTTTAAATAACTGGATTTTTATTTTTTATTAATTTAATACTGTAATATTAATTGTTTTTATAATTCCAGTTGTGGTTTCGGCTGTAACTGTAGCTTTACCTGGAGCTATTCCTTTAACTGTACCATCCGTGCAAACTTTAGCAACATTGCTATTGGAAGATGACCATATAACCATTTTATTTGTAGCATTGCAAGGAGTTACAGTAGCTTTAACTGAAGTATACTCGCCTGGGTTAATTGAAGTCTTGGAACAATTAATAGCTAAGTCGGATGCTGGTGTAAAATCAGTACTGTCTACTTGCTTTTCATAAATGTCATCACTTGTATCCCATGAATCTCTACCACCTGTTTGAACCCAATGAGCTGTTATACCCATCATCTGGGCTATTCTAAAATCTGAAGTACTTGCAGATGCGGCAACATTTCCTGTTAATGCATTATTGTAGCATTCTAGTGGTGGATTTGAAGACATAGAAGAAAAGTATGTGTATTTTGCAGCATAGTGTCTTTCAATCTGCTGTATATCATCATAAAATGTAGGTCTCATATATGAGGTTGCACACATTTTCTGAAGAGGAATATTATCATCTCCAGCTATGCCTTTAGTTAAATCTGATGAAGTATAAAGTTCAAAAGGAATATTTTTTTGATCTATTAAAGTTCTAACATAGCTTCGTGCAACTTCACCTGTCCACTTAAAACCTAAGTATGATTTTGGGAGATTTGAAAAATAAGGATCTAAAAGGGCTACGCGTTTTGGAAGCAATTCATGAGAGATGTTCCCACTATCAACATTATCACTTATTTGTTTTGTGAGTGAAATTGCCATCTGACTCCCAAGAGAATGTCCTGCAATTCTTATTTCGTTACCCGTATAATTTTTCATTGCCTGTACATATTGATTATATAAAAGTTGAGCGGCTGTCATGTTTATTGAATTTGAAGTATCATAAGAACCGTTAGCTCTTCTCCAACGCATTTTTTGAGGACCATTTGTTGTCCAAATTTTAGCTTCTGCATCTAGAACACTTGCTTCATCTGAAAATTGATTCCAATAAAATACACCTACATTCCATCCCTTTTTAATCCAATCATCTGCCGTATCTTTGCCGTAAATATAAAATGATTCTCTATGTTTTACGATGTAATAGCCAGGCTGCCAACCATGGATATATAATATTGTTGGTTTTGAAGGATCAAAAGCTTGATTAGCTTGTCCAGGTATAAATTTATAAGGTTTATTTCCTAGGCCATACCAGTATATACTGCAATCTAAGTTGTTCCAGTTAGAAGAGTTCCAGGTGACCTCACTAGCTTGTACATTAAAAGAGCAGCATAAAATAATGCTGACTAAAAGTAAAAAGGAAATTGAAAGTTTTTTAAAATAAGTACTTTTGTTCATAATAATACCTCCTATTTGAATACATATATTTAATATTAATACATATTATGTATATATATCAAGCGATTTCAAAAAAACAATTGATTGACGCAGCACAATTTTAGGAATATAATCTTATTTAAATAAAGTTTTATAGTATAAATGCAATGAAGAGAAAAGTAAATTTGATGGGGTTATAAGCGAATTGGGAAATGGTGTGAGCCCAAGTAAAGCCTTAAATTGAAAGACATCTCAGAGCATATTATCTGAACTAATTAGGATAATACGGTTTCTACCGTTAAAATGATAGAGAGAATCAATTTGTTGATTCAAAAGGATGGCACCGTGGAAAGCTTTCACTCCTTATACGAGTGAAGGCTTTTATTTTTTACATTTGTTTAAAATAAGGCGTTAGTAGTGTTTTTGAATATGTTTATCAAATTGATTAACCAGGGTGGTACCGCGTTAAAAATCGTCCCTTTTTAGGGGCGATTTTTTTATATTTAAAATTTAGGAGGTAAAGTTATGGAAAGATGTTTGGTAAGTGAAAGCAGAGATAATTTAGGGAAGGAGATTAAACTTCAAGGATGGGTTCATAAAATAAGAAAGCTTGGGAAAATAGCATTTGTTTTGCTGAGAGACAGGACCGGTATTATTCAATGCGTTATAGATACTAAAAGTGTAAATATCAAGGGACTTAAGATAGAAAGTGTAATTGAAATTTATGGTACAGCAAAAGCTTTTAAAGAAGAATGTGAAATTGAGGTGGAAAAATTAAATGTTCTATCAAAAGTGGAAGAAGAAATACCTATAGAAATAAACAAGGACGATATGAAATTAAATATTGAAACTTTGCTTGATAATAGAGTACTAAGTATGAGGAACGAAAAAGTGAGTTCAATATTTAAAATTGAAACTGAAATAGCCCATGGATTTTCTGAGTTTTTACTCAAAAATGGTTTTACTGAGATATATACACCTAAAATAGTTTCTGAAGGAGCAGAAGGTGGCACAGAATTATTTGAAGTGAAGTATTTTGATAAAAAAGCATATTTGGCGCAAAGTCCTCAATTTTATAAGCAAATGATGGTAGCAGCAGGATATGAAAGGGTGTTTGAAATAGGTCATGTTTATAGAGCTGAAAGTCACGATACAAAACGTCATTTGAATGAATATGTGAGTATGGATTTAGAAATGGCATTTATTAAGGATGAGATGGATTTAATAAAACTTGAAACACAATTATTGAAATATATATTTGAAAATCTAAAGAAAAAATGTAAAAGACAAATAGAAATTTTGAAGATTAATATACCTGAAATTAAAGATGAAATTTTAACTATGCCACTTGCGAAAGCTATTAAAATATTAAAAAAGGAGTATAACAAGAATGATATTACTACGGATATAGACCATGAAGGAGAGGAGCTTATAGGAAAATATGTTAAAGAAAAATATAAGTCTGATTTTGTATTTTTAACTCATTATTCTAGAGAAAAAAGACCTATGTACACAATGCCATGCAGCGAAAAATTAACCCACAGCTTTGATTTGATTTTTAGGGGTATGGAAATCACAACAGGTGGACAGAGAATAAACGACTATGAGATGCTTAAAAATAACATTATATATAAAGGTCTTAATCCTGAAAGCTTTGAAAATTATCTAGATATATTTAAATTTGGTATGCCGCCTCATGGGGGACTTGCAATAGGTCTTGAAAGAATTACTATGAAACTTCTAAATTTAGATAATATAAGAGAAGCTGCATTCTTCGTAAGAGATAAAAGAAGATTATTACCATAACAAAGCTTGACTTGTCATTTCCTAAATAATATAATTTCATTAACTTAAATATAAGGAAGTGAAAAGTCTTATGGATGAAGATAAACTTTATATGTACAGTATAATTTCAACGCTTATTCTTGCTGTTGCAGCATTTATATTTTTTCAAGTGGCAATGGGATCTAAAAATTATTTTTATTTCATTGGCATGTGTGCGAGCATAGCTTTGATTTTCTTAATATATTATGCAAAGGCAAGAATAATACATAAGTTAAATTATGAACGCTTTAAAAAACACTGGGGGCAATTTCAAAAAAGGAAGAGAAATATAAAAAATATAAAAAGATTCTTTGATTTTGATAAAAAAGATAATGAAGACCAATTCAATATAGATGATCAAACATGGAGTGACCTTACCATGGATGAAGTATTTGAGATTGCAGATAGAACACTTACATCGCCGGGTGAAGAAATGCTTTATAAGATATTCAAAACTCCTGAATTTGATAAAGAAAAGCTTATGGAGAGGGATTCTATAATAAAGGCATTTCAAGAAAACAATGAAGTAAGAGAAAAAGTAGGATTAGAATTTGTTAGGCTTGGAAGAAGAAAAGAAAATGGTGTTCCGGATTTAATATGGAGGGACATAGATGTAAATTATAATTATGGAAAGTTGTTTAACCTTTTATTTTTTGGTACGATAGCTTCTTTACTTACCATTCCAATATTTAAATTCAGATATTTAATGATCCTGGCTGTGCTTATTGCAATTAATACTATTGAGCATAATAAATTTAAGAATAAGGTACAGCTTTATATGGAATCACTTGGATATTTAAATGGAATTATAAATACTGCCAACAGAATTTCAAAAATAGATTGTCCTGAAATTAAATATTATACGGATATTTTAAAAAGGACTTCATCTAAACTTATGGTAGTAGCAAAGAAGACAGCAGGGATAGAAAGAGTAGAAGGAATAGATGTTGCTGGAGATGCTGTTTATAATATGCTTCCAATCGAAGAAAGAAAGTTTTTTAATTCTATAGGTGATATAAAAAGGATGAAGAAGGAATTAAAAGAGCTTTATAAAACATTAGGTGAAATGGATGCACTTATGTCAATAGCTTCTTTTAGAGAAGGTCTTGAATATTACTCAAAACCGCAATTTGTGGATGAAGGAAGAATAATAGAAGGTGAAGAAATATATCATCCTCTTGTTAAAAATCCAGTATCAAATTCTATAAATTTAGATAATAAGGGAATAATATTAACAGGAACTAATATGTCTGGAAAATCAACTTTTTTAAGAACTATAGGATTAAATGCTCTTTTAGCACAGACAATTTATACTTGTGCAGCAAAATCTTATAAAACAAGTTTCTTTAAGATAATGACATCAATAAGCCCAGAGGATAATATAGCTTCAGGGAAAAGCTATTACTTTAGGGAAGCGGAGGCACTTAAAAGGATAATAAGTGAGTGCAGTGAAGATAGGGCAGTTCTATGTATAATAGATGAAATATTTAGAGGAACAAATCCTGTTGAGAGGGTAAATGCTTCGGCGGAGATTTTAAATTACATAAATAAACATAATACATTAACTCTAGTTGCAACACACGATTTGGAATTAACTGAAATACTTAAAGATAAGTATTTATGCTGCTATTTTAGTGAAGATATAAATAGCGATGGACTCCAATTTGATTACAAATTAAAATATGGAATATGCAGAACGAGAAATGCAGTAAAGCTTTTAAAATATCTTGAGTATCCTGAGGAGATAATACAGAAAACAAATGAGAGACTTGCAATACAAATTAATAATGCTTCGTCGCGTTAAAAAAATCCTATAAATCTAAGATTCAAAAAACATAAAAGACTAAGATATTTCAATAACTCCCTACAGGTTAAACAAATTGAAATATCTAAGTATTTTATGTTTTTTAAGTCAAGATTTATTAGAATTTTTTTTAATCGTTCCTTCAGCATTATTAATTTGTTTCTACGGTAGTATAAGGGAAAAATTCCTCCGTGCCTACGGAATTTTGAGCAATTTAGAAAGTGCTAGTATAAAGTTTGTGGTAATAATTACTATTAGTAGTAGACATTAATATATTCTGTATTTTATACACAAGTATAATGAGCCTATGACACAACCATCAGTTATGATAAGACTTATTGAGTTTTATTTAATGTTTCAAAATACTATTGCTTCGATTTATTTTTATATTGCAAATCAAATAAAGATATATTATTGATGATAGGAGGGAAAGTATGTATAACAGCAAAGAAATTTTTAAGAATATAGAAAAACATTTGCTTCAAGATATGAAACCATCAGAATACTTAAATGAGGAACTTAAAAACGGAAGTTTAAATGAATACCCTTTTACAATGTTAAGTGATTTAAAAAATACTGAACAAAATAAGGAGCATCATCCAGAGGGAAATGTGTGGAACCATACAATGCTTGTAATTGATAATGCTGCTGGAATTAAGGATAAAAGTGAAGATAAAAGAGCATTTATGTGGGCCGCACTTCTGCATGATATAGGGAAGGCAAAGACTACAAGAAATCGTAAAGGCAAAATAACGGCATATGACCATGATAAGGTTGGTGAGAACATGGCAGAGGAGTTTTTAAAGTATTTTGATGAAGATGATGAATTTATATATAAGGTAACTAAGCTTGTAAGATGGCATATGCAGATATTATTTGTAGTTAAGGATATGCCTTTTGCGGATGTTAAACGTATGACTAAAGAAACATCTTTTCATGAAGTGGCAAGACTTAGTTTATGCGATAGATTAGGAAGGGCACCATTATCTAAAGGTAAAATTGAAGAGGAGAAGGAAAATGTAAGGACTTTTGTGGAGAAAGTCAAAAAACAATTAAGAGTTAAAAACTGAGAAACTCATAGGCCACGTAAAGCGGCCTTATGGGCGAAGAAAATACTTTTGTATCCTTTAAAGCAGGAGGTCATCTGATGACAGGAAATTCAAAGAAAATCAATGAAGTTTTTAACAGATTTATTGATGAAAATAAATAACTGTCTGGATACTTTCCATGCTATGACAGTGCTCAAATCAACTAAGTTGGCTGCTTAGGGCACTCTTTTGCATTATTTCAGCATTGCCTATATAAGCAGCTTTAATTACCCATTTAGTAAGAACGTATGTAAGTTTGCGTGAAAGATATAGTATGGTAACTTGCAATAATTAGTACCATATGATATAGCATAGTTGTAAACATTGTTAATAAAATATGACTTTTTTAATTATTTTTTATGACTTTTGTCAGTATTTATAAATAAATAAATGGTCTATAATTATAACAGTATTTCAAATTTACGTTTTAGTTTTTTGAAAGGAAGTGGGAAAAATAATGTTAAGATACTAAATTATAAAATATAGTATTGACTAACATGTCCCAATAGTGTACTATGAATGTAGAACAGTGATACAGAATTTAATTTATATGGGTTAACAGTTTAATATATAAAAAGACCCTACACTTCACCGTTAGAATAAAGTTTTAAAATAAAGATAGAGGTGAAATTTTAATGGCAATAATTCTTAAATTTATGCTAAGAAACATAAAAGAGAAAAAATTGAGAACTTTCCTTGTAGTGTTTTCAATTATGGCATCATCTGCACTTTTCTTTGCTTCTAGTGGAATAAGTACAAGTATAAAGCAAACTTATATTGATATAGCAAAGCAGTTTACAGGAAGTTCTGACATAACAGTAAGTGCAAGCAGTAAATCCCCAAGCCCATATGTTAGTTTAGATAAAGCTGATGTTGTTAGAAGTAAAACTGATTATATAGTTGGAGAAGTAGATGCCAGTGCGGCGTATAAGACCAACGATAAGGATATATCAGTATCACTTGAAGGCTTTAATTATTCTGATTTGCAGCAAATGGGAGTTGTTTATTTAAATGACAGTTTAGGACTTAAACCATTTAGTGGAAATAAAATTATAATAAGTAAAAAAAATGCTGATAGATATAAATTATCATTAGGACAGCAAATTTCTTTATCAATAGGGATAAATGGGAATAAAGAAAAATTTACTATAGTAGGTATAGCTGATAATAAAGGTCTATTTGGAGTTGACAGTCCCAAGAGCATGATGGCAGTAACCCCTCAGAGTGTAACCCAAGATATTGATGGAATCAATAATCAGTATACTGGTCTTTATATCAAAGCTCAGGATCCTAAAAATATGGATAGTTTAATTAGTAAATTAAAGACTGTTTATAAGAACTACAATGTTAACAAAATAATTGATGAAAAAGCTATAGATCAACAGTTAAGTCAAGTAACTATGGTTTTCAGACTTATGATGGTAGTAGTTTTAATGATGAGTATCTTCATAATATATACGGTATTTAAGGTAATAGTTGCAGAAAGACTGCCAGTAATAGGGACTTTTAGAAGTATAGGTGCTACGAGAATGTCTACGAGTTTAGTGCTGGTAGGAGAAAGTATAATATATGGAATCATCGGAGGAATTGTAGGAAATCTCGCAGGAATAGGCATTTTAAAATTGCTGATGAAGATTCTAACAGCATCAGAGTCCAGCGATGTAAGCTTTACAGCTTCTGTTAGTTACACATTTGGACAACTATTAAGTGCATTTATTTTTGCAGTAGTCATTTCATTTTTAAGTGCTATTATACCTATAATAAAAACATCAAAATTATCAGTTAAAGATGTTGTACTCAATACTGTAGATACAATGGAAAAGGAAAAATTATGGAAGCTTATTTTAGGAATATTATTTATATTAAGTGATTTAGCTGTTCCAAGTATTATTAATAACTCTTCACTGAGTAAGGGAACATCGCTTGCTTCACTTGGAATATGCATGATTCTTTCGGTTATAGGAGTTATACTGCTTGCTCCGTTTATGACAGAACTTCTTGTAAAAGTATTTG is a window of Clostridium pasteurianum DNA encoding:
- a CDS encoding Ig-like domain-containing protein, yielding MNKSTYFKKLSISFLLLVSIILCCSFNVQASEVTWNSSNWNNLDCSIYWYGLGNKPYKFIPGQANQAFDPSKPTILYIHGWQPGYYIVKHRESFYIYGKDTADDWIKKGWNVGVFYWNQFSDEASVLDAEAKIWTTNGPQKMRWRRANGSYDTSNSINMTAAQLLYNQYVQAMKNYTGNEIRIAGHSLGSQMAISLTKQISDNVDSGNISHELLPKRVALLDPYFSNLPKSYLGFKWTGEVARSYVRTLIDQKNIPFELYTSSDLTKGIAGDDNIPLQKMCATSYMRPTFYDDIQQIERHYAAKYTYFSSMSSNPPLECYNNALTGNVAASASTSDFRIAQMMGITAHWVQTGGRDSWDTSDDIYEKQVDSTDFTPASDLAINCSKTSINPGEYTSVKATVTPCNATNKMVIWSSSNSNVAKVCTDGTVKGIAPGKATVTAETTTGIIKTINITVLN
- the aspS gene encoding aspartate--tRNA(Asn) ligase — translated: MERCLVSESRDNLGKEIKLQGWVHKIRKLGKIAFVLLRDRTGIIQCVIDTKSVNIKGLKIESVIEIYGTAKAFKEECEIEVEKLNVLSKVEEEIPIEINKDDMKLNIETLLDNRVLSMRNEKVSSIFKIETEIAHGFSEFLLKNGFTEIYTPKIVSEGAEGGTELFEVKYFDKKAYLAQSPQFYKQMMVAAGYERVFEIGHVYRAESHDTKRHLNEYVSMDLEMAFIKDEMDLIKLETQLLKYIFENLKKKCKRQIEILKINIPEIKDEILTMPLAKAIKILKKEYNKNDITTDIDHEGEELIGKYVKEKYKSDFVFLTHYSREKRPMYTMPCSEKLTHSFDLIFRGMEITTGGQRINDYEMLKNNIIYKGLNPESFENYLDIFKFGMPPHGGLAIGLERITMKLLNLDNIREAAFFVRDKRRLLP
- a CDS encoding ABC transporter permease, with the translated sequence MAIILKFMLRNIKEKKLRTFLVVFSIMASSALFFASSGISTSIKQTYIDIAKQFTGSSDITVSASSKSPSPYVSLDKADVVRSKTDYIVGEVDASAAYKTNDKDISVSLEGFNYSDLQQMGVVYLNDSLGLKPFSGNKIIISKKNADRYKLSLGQQISLSIGINGNKEKFTIVGIADNKGLFGVDSPKSMMAVTPQSVTQDIDGINNQYTGLYIKAQDPKNMDSLISKLKTVYKNYNVNKIIDEKAIDQQLSQVTMVFRLMMVVVLMMSIFIIYTVFKVIVAERLPVIGTFRSIGATRMSTSLVLVGESIIYGIIGGIVGNLAGIGILKLLMKILTASESSDVSFTASVSYTFGQLLSAFIFAVVISFLSAIIPIIKTSKLSVKDVVLNTVDTMEKEKLWKLILGILFILSDLAVPSIINNSSLSKGTSLASLGICMILSVIGVILLAPFMTELLVKVFDKVYNIIFGNEGSLAAKNLRKNKSLINNICLLIIGISTLFMLNVVSGSLGKAVNGAYNIFNFDIYVGNNDGNSLDRDTISHMKNMAGISEIQEIYETRNIEVNGSTDKLADIMFMDQYYIKNFWKINLTQTQNEVFNKYNNDGRTVILTDSNLKRFNKNIGDYISIKTGRGYKDYKIVGSFDSLMNNGNMAIIPTKYAKGDFKLYQCSDLCIKTYKDTASMAKMLTEKFKTRQISIQTVSDMEKQNEQQNSAMMMLIEAFPIIALIIGAFGVINNFVISFIERKRSLAVYASVGMNRGQTKKMLFVEALSVGLIGSIGGIIGGALMVHAIPAMLKVANLPMDMVYSTSDFVISIILGILITIISSIVPSLKSSKLNIIEAIKYE
- a CDS encoding HDIG domain-containing metalloprotein is translated as MYNSKEIFKNIEKHLLQDMKPSEYLNEELKNGSLNEYPFTMLSDLKNTEQNKEHHPEGNVWNHTMLVIDNAAGIKDKSEDKRAFMWAALLHDIGKAKTTRNRKGKITAYDHDKVGENMAEEFLKYFDEDDEFIYKVTKLVRWHMQILFVVKDMPFADVKRMTKETSFHEVARLSLCDRLGRAPLSKGKIEEEKENVRTFVEKVKKQLRVKN
- the pckA gene encoding phosphoenolpyruvate carboxykinase (ATP), giving the protein MEINMDYLNIKNYKKLYRNIPAAELIELAVKRGEGTLSNKGAFVVNTGKYTGRSPKDRFIVKDSITEDKINWGEVNLPIEEKVFDKIYKDVIEYLKDKDLFVFDGRVGALPKYALPIRVVCECAYQALFANQMFVRLNDTSNHIPEFNVISAPGFKAKGAADGLNSEAFVLINFSKKIVLIGGTAYSGEIKKSMFSVMNFLLPQKGVLPMHCSANKGKNDDTVIFFGLSGTGKTTLSTDSLRKLIGDDEHGWCSDGIFNFEGGCYAKVIKLDKDKEREIYDAIKFGTVLENVVLDENRVPNYNDNRFTENTRAAYPLNHVDNVDLNGTGSSPKKIIFLTADAFGIMPPVSKLTKEQAMYYFMSGYTSKVAGTERGITEPKAAFSACFGEPFMLLNPVVYAKLLGEKIDEYDAEVYLVNTGWIGGNYNKGKRINLTYTRAMVNSIISDGFKNVEFYEHPVFKVLIPESCEGVPQNILDPRNMWEDKEEYDEKAKELSDKFKYNFKKFRNISKDIAEAGPLDNIIVKNSTMV
- a CDS encoding MutS-related protein, which encodes MDEDKLYMYSIISTLILAVAAFIFFQVAMGSKNYFYFIGMCASIALIFLIYYAKARIIHKLNYERFKKHWGQFQKRKRNIKNIKRFFDFDKKDNEDQFNIDDQTWSDLTMDEVFEIADRTLTSPGEEMLYKIFKTPEFDKEKLMERDSIIKAFQENNEVREKVGLEFVRLGRRKENGVPDLIWRDIDVNYNYGKLFNLLFFGTIASLLTIPIFKFRYLMILAVLIAINTIEHNKFKNKVQLYMESLGYLNGIINTANRISKIDCPEIKYYTDILKRTSSKLMVVAKKTAGIERVEGIDVAGDAVYNMLPIEERKFFNSIGDIKRMKKELKELYKTLGEMDALMSIASFREGLEYYSKPQFVDEGRIIEGEEIYHPLVKNPVSNSINLDNKGIILTGTNMSGKSTFLRTIGLNALLAQTIYTCAAKSYKTSFFKIMTSISPEDNIASGKSYYFREAEALKRIISECSEDRAVLCIIDEIFRGTNPVERVNASAEILNYINKHNTLTLVATHDLELTEILKDKYLCCYFSEDINSDGLQFDYKLKYGICRTRNAVKLLKYLEYPEEIIQKTNERLAIQINNASSR